One genomic segment of Bacteroides caccae includes these proteins:
- a CDS encoding RagB/SusD family nutrient uptake outer membrane protein, with amino-acid sequence MKKVIIYFSVMAASCMLGSCSDLAFGDAFLEKAPGVDVTIDTIFSSKLYADRALNSAYATLRTGLTVHANDGNFEHQQAGNKLGWDNLDALTDIMNSHCNWGGVYPTYYNGSYSSETENTASSTKMGFYPNQDVTWRGIRKAYLYIENVDRVPDMTEAEKNVRKGEAQMIIACQYHELLRHFGGVPLLYSSIDASNSLEVDFSRKTFEKTVEFIINLCDDAANKLPWRVAAVDDGRFTKAAALGLKVRVLLLAASPLFNANQPYLEACSPVAGNVGKIPAEDIDKMVWYGNYERKRWERVVTACEEFFAENARNGNVYQLVQPETRDAEGYRKAFSGCYADRYNSEILIATFRNLRTFGDSYHRMYFGPSSDTNGNAGRGYGGGAVTLDYVDMFTSATGEKTSYEEWIEKNGSIGTIDNNPFTDRDPRLYETVMIVGDHFQSRPAEMWIGGLERGSETDGGRAPSGFCIRKFLWDYNQSTFHDRPANYAYLRMAEIHLAYAEALNETGQKDKAYKELDKVRNRVGLPDMSDALLHRLQSGKSLPVYNECALEGDAELREEILDERARELAFEEVRWFDIARWKRADVFKKTLHGVNVTIKSGSVAEGNLQLNFEQPKVESVSRFWQKNFSPKWYMSAFPSDEINKGYGLLQNPGW; translated from the coding sequence ATGAAAAAGGTTATTATATATTTTTCGGTGATGGCTGCCAGTTGTATGTTGGGCTCTTGCAGTGATTTGGCTTTCGGTGATGCTTTTCTGGAGAAAGCGCCGGGAGTGGATGTGACGATTGACACTATATTTTCTTCAAAACTTTATGCAGACCGGGCGTTGAACTCAGCCTATGCAACACTCCGCACGGGGTTGACCGTACATGCAAATGACGGAAATTTTGAACATCAGCAGGCAGGAAACAAGCTGGGTTGGGACAATTTGGACGCATTGACGGATATCATGAATTCACATTGTAATTGGGGAGGTGTTTATCCGACTTATTATAACGGGTCGTATAGTTCGGAGACAGAGAATACGGCCTCAAGTACGAAAATGGGATTCTATCCCAACCAGGATGTGACATGGAGGGGGATTCGTAAAGCATATCTGTATATTGAGAATGTAGACCGGGTTCCTGATATGACCGAAGCAGAAAAGAATGTACGTAAAGGGGAGGCGCAGATGATTATTGCTTGTCAGTATCATGAATTGCTACGTCATTTTGGAGGAGTTCCTCTGCTTTATTCTTCTATAGACGCATCTAATAGCTTGGAAGTGGACTTTTCAAGAAAGACATTCGAGAAAACAGTCGAATTTATTATAAACTTATGTGACGATGCAGCTAATAAATTGCCATGGCGGGTAGCTGCCGTAGATGACGGGCGTTTTACCAAAGCTGCTGCATTGGGATTGAAGGTCAGGGTGCTTTTGCTGGCAGCCAGTCCGCTTTTTAATGCGAATCAACCTTATTTGGAGGCTTGTAGCCCCGTAGCAGGCAATGTCGGCAAGATACCGGCGGAGGATATCGACAAGATGGTGTGGTATGGCAATTATGAGCGGAAACGGTGGGAGAGAGTGGTAACGGCTTGTGAAGAGTTCTTTGCAGAGAATGCCAGGAACGGGAATGTATACCAGTTGGTACAACCGGAGACGCGGGATGCGGAGGGATATCGGAAGGCTTTCTCCGGATGTTATGCCGATCGTTATAACAGTGAGATTCTGATAGCTACTTTCCGTAATCTTAGAACTTTCGGGGATTCTTATCACCGGATGTATTTCGGTCCTTCCAGTGATACGAACGGAAATGCGGGACGAGGATATGGCGGAGGTGCGGTTACGCTGGATTATGTAGATATGTTTACTTCTGCCACTGGAGAAAAAACTTCTTATGAAGAGTGGATAGAAAAAAACGGTTCAATAGGTACGATAGATAATAATCCGTTTACAGACCGTGATCCCCGTCTGTATGAAACGGTCATGATTGTGGGGGATCATTTTCAAAGTCGTCCGGCGGAAATGTGGATTGGCGGTCTGGAAAGAGGTTCGGAAACAGACGGGGGACGTGCGCCTTCGGGATTTTGTATACGTAAGTTCTTGTGGGATTACAATCAATCCACTTTCCATGACCGCCCTGCCAATTATGCTTATTTGAGAATGGCGGAGATTCATCTGGCCTATGCGGAAGCGCTGAACGAGACGGGACAGAAAGACAAAGCGTATAAAGAGCTTGACAAAGTCCGCAACCGTGTAGGGCTTCCCGACATGAGTGACGCGCTGCTGCATCGTTTGCAGAGTGGAAAGTCGTTGCCCGTCTATAACGAATGTGCTTTGGAAGGTGATGCGGAGTTGCGTGAGGAAATCCTGGATGAGCGTGCCCGTGAACTGGCTTTTGAGGAGGTGAGATGGTTTGATATTGCCCGTTGGAAACGTGCCGATGTGTTTAAAAAGACCTTGCATGGAGTGAATGTGACGATTAAGAGCGGTTCGGTTGCCGAAGGTAACCTGCAACTGAACTTTGAGCAACCGAAAGTGGAATCTGTATCAAGATTCTGGCAAAAGAATTTTAGTCCGAAATGGTATATGAGCGCATTCCCTTCTGATGAGATTAATAAGGGATATGGTCTTTTGCAGAATCCGGGATGGTAA
- a CDS encoding SusC/RagA family TonB-linked outer membrane protein, translating to MKKHKYLFVACLSLFPVMAVAGNDTLHEIMEVPSATNINKNRLYKGKVVDDRTSEPLVGATVKVKGSTIGTITDIDGNFALDIPDNISPIVFEVSYMGYASKEAAPAKTTGFTIRLAEDSQTLEEVQIIAYGKQSKMSVTAAISSIDTKELLKSPSGSVANALSGAVTGLSSIQPSGQPGAENPSIYIRGTGSLSDELSKPLILVDGVERSFFQMDSHEIESITVLKDAASTAVFGVRGANGVVLVTTRRGVSGKPVISLNSSFGLTQALRNLKGVDSYTYATLYNEAQLSDNPSLTESQLGFSPFVIDMFRTNEDPIMFPNVDWNDYLFKNLAWQTQHNLTLSGGGERFRYFVSLGYLLQDGMLKQLGESYDPNYQYKRFNYRSNVDIDITKSTLLKVNIGGHVGAKREPRTDELWRKVLWSTPFSSPGIVDGKLISNIYSNRYISIGERSCPLDYYYNYGYNVDTDNVLNLDLALEQKLDFITPGLSMNIKGAYNTNYNVKASRTPSGADSMCTPIYLGSIETPGMDFWDPRFDRTIVYQTDGVSGLHEQMSYGEEVGRGRNWYGEFSLNYSRSFGDHDVSALFLYNQSKKYYPETKIDGKVFYMDIPTAYVGYVGRMTYAYKKRYMVDLNAGYNGSENFAPDKRFGFFPAVSAGWILSEEKFMKKQKVIDFLKLRASYGIVGNDKMENARFLYMAGAWSGYNTVAKGQGSWQFGKDGGTGLLPDAKENTMGNPDVTWEKVAKQNYGIDLKMFDSRLSLTADVFFEKRKDILSTRNTLPAITDINLPKINLGKVNNHGYELSLGWNDRAGKVDYWLKANVSYAKNKIIYMDEVVPNEPYMAETGRSTGLTYGYIFDRFLQKDDFDADGNLKKDENGRQILPQMALGTPRPGDALFKDLNGDGVINGDDKTRFGYAERPDYVFGFLGGLKWKNFEFSMQWTAAMNASRILDGEYRNAFGSTNSRMLLKFLADGRWTEENPNSRFPRLTFMNKSHYLQTSDLWLMNGSYLRLKTAEISYTLPQKDFLKKVGIESVRFYCNGYNLLTLFSDLNDIDIDPEGVTDGGNNNYPNIRIYNFGVNISF from the coding sequence ATGAAAAAACACAAGTATCTGTTTGTTGCATGCCTGTCATTGTTTCCTGTAATGGCAGTGGCTGGAAACGATACTCTGCATGAGATCATGGAAGTCCCATCAGCAACAAATATCAACAAGAACAGGCTCTACAAAGGGAAAGTGGTGGACGACAGGACGTCCGAGCCTTTGGTAGGAGCTACTGTTAAAGTGAAAGGTTCTACTATCGGGACGATTACGGACATAGATGGTAATTTTGCATTGGATATTCCGGATAATATCTCTCCCATAGTGTTCGAAGTTTCATATATGGGGTACGCTTCGAAAGAAGCGGCCCCTGCTAAAACAACCGGATTCACTATCCGATTGGCGGAAGATTCTCAAACCTTGGAGGAAGTACAGATCATTGCTTACGGTAAACAAAGTAAGATGTCCGTTACTGCGGCTATTTCTTCCATTGACACGAAAGAGCTGTTGAAATCTCCCAGTGGCAGTGTAGCAAATGCGCTTTCGGGAGCTGTCACCGGACTTTCATCCATACAGCCGTCCGGTCAGCCGGGAGCGGAGAATCCTTCCATATATATACGTGGCACGGGGTCCTTGTCGGACGAACTTTCCAAACCGTTGATTTTGGTGGACGGGGTGGAGCGTTCTTTCTTTCAGATGGACTCGCACGAAATAGAAAGTATTACGGTTTTGAAGGACGCGGCTTCCACGGCTGTATTCGGTGTGCGTGGAGCGAATGGTGTTGTGTTGGTCACTACGCGTCGCGGTGTATCCGGAAAACCGGTGATTTCATTGAATTCTTCATTCGGATTGACCCAGGCTCTGCGTAACCTGAAAGGGGTGGACAGTTATACGTATGCTACCTTATATAATGAAGCGCAACTAAGTGACAATCCCTCGTTGACGGAATCTCAATTGGGCTTCTCGCCATTTGTGATAGATATGTTCAGAACGAATGAAGATCCTATTATGTTTCCCAATGTTGACTGGAACGATTATCTTTTCAAGAACCTTGCTTGGCAGACACAGCATAACCTGACGTTGTCGGGTGGCGGTGAGCGTTTCCGTTATTTTGTCTCTTTGGGATATCTGTTGCAAGACGGTATGTTGAAGCAGTTGGGAGAGTCTTATGACCCTAACTATCAATACAAGCGTTTCAATTATCGTTCGAATGTGGATATTGATATTACAAAATCTACTTTGTTGAAAGTGAATATCGGCGGACATGTCGGTGCAAAAAGAGAACCTCGGACGGATGAATTGTGGAGAAAAGTACTGTGGTCAACTCCTTTCTCCAGCCCCGGGATAGTGGATGGAAAACTAATTTCCAATATCTATTCCAATAGATATATTTCTATCGGTGAACGTTCGTGTCCGTTGGACTATTATTACAATTATGGATATAATGTGGATACGGACAATGTATTGAATCTAGACTTGGCTCTTGAGCAGAAACTGGATTTTATAACTCCGGGATTGAGCATGAATATAAAAGGTGCTTATAACACAAACTATAATGTGAAAGCTTCTCGGACGCCTTCGGGAGCGGACAGCATGTGTACACCGATTTATCTGGGTTCGATAGAAACACCGGGAATGGACTTTTGGGATCCGCGTTTCGACCGTACCATTGTATATCAGACGGATGGAGTCAGCGGACTGCACGAACAGATGAGTTACGGTGAAGAGGTTGGCAGGGGACGTAACTGGTACGGAGAGTTCAGCCTGAACTACAGCCGTTCATTCGGTGACCATGATGTATCGGCATTGTTCTTGTACAACCAGTCTAAAAAATATTATCCGGAAACGAAAATAGACGGAAAAGTGTTTTATATGGATATACCGACAGCCTATGTAGGGTATGTGGGACGTATGACGTATGCATACAAGAAGCGATATATGGTGGACTTGAATGCAGGATATAACGGTTCGGAAAATTTTGCACCGGATAAGCGCTTCGGTTTTTTCCCAGCGGTTTCTGCCGGTTGGATTCTCTCGGAGGAGAAATTCATGAAGAAACAGAAAGTTATTGATTTCCTGAAACTGCGTGCTTCTTATGGTATCGTAGGTAATGATAAAATGGAAAATGCCCGTTTCCTTTATATGGCAGGTGCATGGAGCGGTTATAATACAGTAGCAAAAGGACAGGGCAGTTGGCAGTTCGGAAAAGACGGCGGTACGGGATTGCTTCCGGACGCGAAAGAAAATACGATGGGTAATCCGGATGTGACTTGGGAAAAGGTGGCAAAACAGAATTATGGTATTGACCTCAAAATGTTTGATTCCCGTTTGAGTCTGACTGCCGATGTTTTCTTTGAAAAAAGAAAGGATATATTGTCTACCCGCAACACGTTGCCGGCCATTACCGATATCAATCTGCCTAAAATCAACTTGGGTAAGGTAAACAACCACGGCTATGAATTGTCGCTCGGGTGGAACGACCGGGCGGGCAAGGTGGACTATTGGCTGAAAGCGAATGTCTCTTATGCGAAAAACAAGATTATTTATATGGACGAGGTAGTGCCCAACGAGCCTTATATGGCTGAAACGGGACGGAGCACCGGTTTGACTTACGGATATATCTTCGACCGTTTTTTACAAAAAGATGACTTCGATGCGGATGGCAACCTGAAAAAGGATGAGAACGGCCGGCAGATTCTGCCGCAAATGGCATTGGGCACTCCCCGCCCGGGAGATGCTTTGTTCAAAGACTTGAATGGAGACGGTGTGATAAACGGTGATGATAAAACCCGCTTCGGATATGCCGAACGTCCGGATTATGTATTCGGTTTTCTAGGCGGTCTTAAATGGAAGAACTTTGAATTCTCGATGCAGTGGACAGCAGCAATGAATGCATCCAGAATACTGGACGGTGAATACCGGAATGCGTTCGGCAGTACGAACAGCCGTATGTTGCTCAAATTTCTTGCAGACGGGCGATGGACGGAAGAGAATCCGAATTCACGCTTTCCACGGTTGACGTTCATGAATAAGTCGCATTATCTGCAAACTTCTGACTTGTGGCTGATGAACGGTTCTTATCTTCGTCTAAAAACCGCGGAGATTTCCTATACACTTCCCCAGAAGGATTTCCTGAAGAAAGTGGGGATTGAATCAGTCCGGTTCTATTGTAACGGTTACAACTTGTTGACTTTGTTCTCCGATTTGAATGATATAGATATTGACCCGGAAGGAGTCACTGACGGAGGAAATAATAACTATCCGAATATACGGATTTACAATTTTGGAGTCAATATTTCATTTTAA
- a CDS encoding outer membrane beta-barrel protein: MKKLYFIMLLLFFFFSFSITAQTMQVQGHLLGDEKQDLESATVRCYTSDTIFVAGVTTNMKGLFTLRLPLKEQRYQLRFNYLGYKETILTLYPTKESFVRLGDIRLDKQVEQLQEVTVLGSNEIKMEDKTMYYLTRAQLRHAYNGYNTVEMLMIPGVTANSSSISYFGKNVLLCIDGREATSGEVQNLNPNDIKRIDFYSQSRPDYPEADVIFDYILKERDYAGSVALNANHQLNRLTGNGRGTIQFFEGKSEWTVSVADNYNHFKSHPESVLETTYLFPNEAIVRTDKQLPSSNNNNDLQAYMNYIFKDKKQIFYSSLRMNRKSSDIDNWVSQQYSNNPLLLTKQERRNSTSLNPALQLNYIRDLPRRQKIKLCLYGSHGDNRYDRWYEQREGETAVSAYRNGTDEKSWYGNVDVNYSKTFKNNSALTLAVYQNYTHTDDLNTMQGEVSDHFLKQSNTRLSVLYNYKIKKRFNLQLKVAEEVSYTKTNGNSVTTTAFVPFLKLSYDYKKHSLQLTGTVRSGEPSLSDRTGYEYRMNEYELFVGNPELKNYLRYNGTLRYNWNVSKRWTFIIYSSFEALSNQDYSLHRYDSDRNTFVFQSFNGGSCLWSHSEVVLDYAIIPQKLFFRALGIYDHTNIDVGEKKSYNSFFWPCSIYWRNKGWYVYLGYMSPSKSMSFNGDIYHNPHRLDFNVQYSINNLHISLNVSNPYKAKHKHYITQAEYIQRSISRTPRIDDYIIGLSLNYRFTFGKKKHQFDNSSIKDVNQSTISKE, translated from the coding sequence ATGAAGAAACTTTATTTTATCATGTTGTTACTCTTCTTCTTCTTTTCTTTTTCAATAACAGCCCAAACGATGCAAGTGCAAGGGCACTTGTTAGGTGATGAAAAACAAGACTTGGAGTCGGCTACCGTACGTTGTTATACCTCGGATACAATATTTGTTGCAGGCGTCACAACCAATATGAAAGGGCTTTTTACGTTGCGGCTCCCCCTGAAAGAGCAAAGATACCAACTGCGGTTCAACTATCTCGGCTACAAGGAGACGATATTGACCTTATATCCGACAAAAGAATCTTTCGTACGTTTGGGAGATATCCGGTTGGATAAACAGGTGGAGCAGCTTCAGGAAGTGACGGTACTGGGGTCCAATGAAATAAAGATGGAAGACAAGACGATGTATTATCTTACCCGCGCCCAGTTGCGCCATGCCTATAATGGTTACAATACGGTAGAAATGTTAATGATTCCCGGAGTTACTGCGAATAGCTCCTCTATCTCATATTTTGGCAAGAATGTGTTATTGTGCATTGACGGCCGTGAAGCTACGTCGGGCGAAGTGCAGAATTTGAATCCTAATGATATCAAGCGGATTGATTTTTATTCGCAAAGCCGTCCCGATTATCCGGAAGCGGATGTGATATTTGATTATATATTGAAAGAGAGGGATTATGCAGGTTCGGTGGCATTGAACGCCAATCACCAATTAAACCGCCTCACAGGCAACGGGCGAGGAACGATTCAGTTCTTTGAAGGCAAATCAGAGTGGACAGTTTCGGTGGCGGACAACTATAATCACTTCAAATCCCATCCGGAAAGTGTATTGGAGACCACCTATCTATTCCCGAACGAAGCTATTGTCAGAACAGACAAGCAACTGCCTTCGTCGAACAACAACAACGACCTACAGGCGTACATGAACTACATCTTCAAAGATAAAAAACAAATATTTTACAGTTCGCTCCGAATGAATAGAAAGAGTAGCGACATCGATAATTGGGTCAGCCAGCAATATAGTAATAATCCCCTACTCCTGACTAAACAGGAAAGGAGAAATTCTACAAGCTTAAATCCGGCGCTCCAACTTAATTATATACGTGACTTGCCTCGCAGACAGAAAATAAAGTTATGTCTTTATGGAAGTCACGGAGATAACCGGTATGACCGTTGGTATGAGCAACGAGAGGGAGAAACAGCTGTTTCCGCCTATCGCAACGGAACGGATGAAAAAAGTTGGTATGGAAATGTAGACGTAAACTATTCAAAAACATTCAAGAACAATTCCGCATTAACGCTGGCAGTTTATCAGAATTATACTCATACGGATGATTTGAACACGATGCAGGGGGAAGTGTCCGACCACTTTTTAAAGCAAAGTAACACAAGACTATCTGTCTTGTATAATTATAAAATAAAAAAGCGGTTCAATCTTCAACTTAAAGTGGCAGAAGAAGTGTCTTATACCAAAACGAATGGAAATAGTGTGACTACTACTGCGTTCGTTCCCTTCCTGAAGTTATCTTACGATTACAAGAAGCACTCTCTGCAGCTGACCGGAACGGTAAGGAGTGGAGAACCCAGCCTTTCTGACCGTACCGGATATGAATATCGAATGAATGAATATGAACTATTCGTAGGAAATCCGGAACTGAAAAATTACTTGAGATATAATGGCACATTGAGGTATAATTGGAACGTCAGCAAACGTTGGACTTTTATTATCTATTCGTCATTTGAAGCTCTTTCTAACCAAGACTATTCTCTCCATCGCTATGACTCCGACAGAAATACATTCGTTTTCCAATCTTTTAATGGAGGAAGTTGCCTGTGGTCGCACAGTGAGGTCGTTTTAGACTATGCCATTATTCCGCAAAAATTATTCTTCAGAGCCTTGGGTATTTACGATCATACAAACATAGATGTAGGAGAAAAAAAGTCTTATAATAGCTTTTTCTGGCCTTGTAGCATTTATTGGAGAAATAAGGGATGGTATGTTTATTTAGGCTATATGTCCCCTTCAAAAAGTATGAGTTTCAACGGCGACATCTATCATAACCCTCACAGGTTGGATTTTAACGTGCAATATAGCATTAATAACTTACATATTTCTCTCAATGTCAGTAATCCATACAAAGCAAAACATAAGCATTACATTACGCAAGCGGAATATATACAGAGAAGTATTTCCCGTACGCCTCGTATAGATGACTATATCATTGGTCTGTCATTGAATTATCGATTCACTTTCGGAAAGAAGAAGCATCAGTTTGATAACTCTTCCATAAAAGATGTGAATCAGTCGACGATATCGAAAGAGTAA
- a CDS encoding DUF6078 family protein has protein sequence MTPHFDFSEVPYSFGLCAAENCPKASTCLRRIAMQYAPVNRIFLPTMNPNRIIAGKGKCDYYCSNEKTRFALGFTRTANALTVRMASTFRYRMISYFGRKNYYLKRRGALKITPAEQIYVINVAKELGVVLNDYFDGYIEEYNWNA, from the coding sequence ATGACTCCTCATTTCGACTTCTCCGAAGTCCCCTACTCCTTCGGCCTGTGCGCCGCCGAAAACTGCCCGAAAGCCTCAACCTGCCTGCGCCGGATTGCCATGCAGTATGCTCCTGTCAACAGAATTTTCCTGCCGACGATGAACCCTAACCGGATAATAGCCGGAAAAGGTAAATGTGATTACTATTGTTCGAACGAGAAAACCCGCTTTGCACTTGGCTTTACACGCACGGCAAATGCACTCACCGTGCGAATGGCAAGTACATTCCGCTACCGGATGATTAGCTACTTCGGACGCAAGAATTACTACTTGAAACGCCGGGGAGCACTGAAAATCACTCCTGCCGAACAGATATATGTCATAAACGTTGCTAAAGAACTGGGGGTAGTACTGAATGACTACTTCGACGGTTATATAGAAGAATATAACTGGAACGCTTAG